The genomic stretch ATGTTGCGCTGGATCTCGCTCGTCCCCGCCGAGATCGTGTACTGTCGCGCGGCGAGCACGCGGTTGAACCAGCGCGGCGCGTCGGGCACCGTCTCGGACGGCCGATTGACCAGCACGTGCATGCCGAGCAGCTCGCCGGCCGCGTCGGCGATCCGGACGCCCAGCTCGGAACCGGTGAGCTTGAGGATGGATCCCTCGGGCCCCGGCGGCTCGCCGCGGAGCTGGCGCGTCAGGTTCCGGAGCCGCGTGTACTTGAATACCTCGGCGTCGATGGCGAGCTGGGCCAGCCGCTGACGGATCCAGGGGTTCTCCCACGCGGGGCGCCCACCGATGGGCACCTGACGGGCCAGCTGCACGAGCCGCGCGATCTGCGCGGTGTAACCGCGCGAGCCCGCGGAATGACGCTCGTACATCAGCGTGGTCGTCGACACCTTCCAGCCCTGGTTGATCGGACCCAGCAGGTTCGCCTTGGGCACCTTCACGTCGGCGAAGAAGACCTCGTTGAAGTGATGATGCCCGGTCATGAGCACGAGCGGGCGCACGCTGATCCCGGGCGTGGCCATGGGCACGAGGAGGCAGCTGATGCCCTTGTGCTTGGGCGCCTGCGGGTCGGTGCGCACGAGCAGGATGATCCAGTGCGCGAACTGCGCGCCCGAGGTCCAGACCTTCTGGCCGTTGACGACGAAGTGGTCGCCGGCGTCGACAGCGCGTGTCTGGAGGGCGGCCAGGTCCGAGCCGGCGCCGGGCTCGGAGAAGCCCTGGCACCAGACCTCGTCGGCGTTCAGGATGGCGGGAAGGTGCCCGCGCCTCTGCTCATCGGTGCCCCAGTGGATGAGGGTGGGGCCGACCAGGTTCAGGGCCATGTTCCCCGGAAGCACGGGGGCGCGCGCGGCCGCGTACTCCTCGTCCCAGATGACGCGCTCAATGAGCCCGGCCCCTCGGCCTCCATATTCCTTCAGCCACGTGATGCCCACCCAGCCCGCCGCGTGCATGGTCTTCTGCCAGGCGCGCCGGCGCTCGAAAGTGTCGCGGTCGGAGGCGACCCGGTCGTCGGCGGGATCGTCCAGGCAGAGCTCGGACGGGAGATTGGTGGCGAGCCAGTCGCGGAATTCCTTGCGAAACGCCTCGTGCTCTTGCGCGTACTCGAAGTCCATGGCGCTCTGGGCGCTAGCATATACTTTCCGCGGCCGGCGCGCCGGAAAACCGCGGCGAGAATCGGCACACCGTGGACCCAGCTTGACACCGACTGGAGCGCGGAGCAGAGTCACGCCATCCGCACCTAGCCGGCGCTCGGAGAGGCGCATGCCACCGGAGTCGGTCCTCGAGATTCCTTCCATAGCCCCGACGGCCATGCCGATGGTCGGCGGGAACCCATGCGTCTCGCGTCCGGCAGGACAGCGGCAGGGAGGGCACGTCAATGAAGAAGCGCACAGGTAGGAGCAAGGCGAAGGCCAAGCCCCGGCCGTCCCCCGCGGCCAGGGCGCGCAAAGCGGCCAGCCCGGGCGCCACGGGGCTTCGTCCCATCAAGGGCGCCCGGCGCCACGAGATGGGAGGGGTCAAGATCGACTCGGTGGCCGCGGCCAATGGTCAGGTCAAGCGCGTCGTGTACCCGCCCGGATTCCGCTGGTCCACCCACATGAAGCCGCTCATCGGCACCGAGCTCTGCATGCACGGGCACGTGGGCTTTCTGACCTCGGGGCGCGTAGAGGGCAAGTATGGCGACGGCTGCGTCTTCGAGTTCGCGGCGCCGCAGGTGGTGGTGGTCGAGCCCGGCCACGACGCCTGGGTCGTGGGACGCGAGCCCGCCGTGCTCATCCAGTTCGATGCCGCGGCGGAAACGGCGCAGCGCTTCGGGCTGCCTGCCGAGCATCGCCACGCCGGGTAAGCACTGGGCCAAGTTGCGAGCCAGACCAACTCAGCCCTCGCCTCGGGCTGCGCCCTCAGCTCGAACTGCCACGCCCGAGGGAGCCCGCAATGCGAGGCGTACGTGGCCTTTCGAGCTGAAGGCGAAGCCCGAGGCGAGGGCTGAGTGGATCGTACGTTGAGCGTTGCGGGCGACCGAGAACGTGGTCCTTCGAGCTGAGCAGGGAAGCTGCGAGGCGAGAGCTGAGTAGAACTGGCGAAGCAAATTGGCCCAGTGCTCAGTTGATGCGGCGCTCGCGCCCTTTCCAGTAGGGCTCGCGCAGCTCGCGCTTGAGCAGCTTGCCCGAGGGGTTGCGCGGAAGCGACTCCGCGAAGTCCACGGAGGTCGGACACTTGTAGTGCGCGAGGCGCTGGCGCGCGAAGGCGATGATCTCCTCTGGCCGCACCTCCATGCTCGTTTTCGGGACGACGATGGCTTTGACCGTCTCGCCCCACCGGTCGTCCGGCACGCCGATGACTGCGACGTCGGCGATGGCCGGATGGTCGGACAGTGCGTTCTCGACCTCGGCCGGGTACACGTTCTCGCCGCCCGAGATGATCATGTCCTTCACCCGGTCGGTGAGGAAGAGATAGCCGTCCTCGTCGAGAAAGCCGGCGTCGCCCGTCCTGAGCCACCCGTCGGCGCCGAGCGTCCGGGCGGTCTCGTCCGGTTTGCCCCAGTAGCCCTTGAAGTTCTGCACCGACCGGGTCCAGATCTCTCCCACCACCCCTCGCGCGCACTCCGCTCCTCCCCCCGGCTCGACGATGCGCAGCTCCACCCAGGGGAAGGGCTTGCCTGCCGAGCGGAGCAGGCGCGCACGTGGCCCGTCAGGATCGTGATCGCTGGCGGGAAGCTGGGTGATGGCCCCCGTCGATTCCGTGAGCCCGTAGACCTGGATGAAGGGACAGCGGAGCGCTTTCATCGAGCGGACGAGCACCTCGTTCGTGATCGGCGAGGCGCCGTAGACGATAGATCGCAGTGCCGAGTAGTCCCGGTCGGCCGCGCCCGGGACCATGGTGAGGAACTGGAGCATGGCCGGCACGAAGAGCGCATTGGTGACCTGGTGTCGCTCCAGGGTGGCGAGAATTTCCGGCGGCACGAACTCGCGGACCAGGATCGAGTGGCAGCCCATGCCCATGCCGACGAGGGCCCAGCCCGAGCCGCCGATGTGAAAGAGCGGCATGCACACGAGATTCACGGAGGTCTCGTCGAAATGCCAGAACGGCCCGACCCGGGGCAGGAGCGTGCCGAGGCTTCCGTTGGTCAGCATGGCGCCCTTCGGCAAGCCCGTGGTGCCCGACGTGTAGAGCTGCATCGCCACGTCGTCCGGCGCGGAGGTCCGCTCCGGATCGTCGGCCGGATGGCGGGCCGTCCACGCCTCGTAGGATTCGTGGCGCCCGTGGGCGCTGATGACGATGATCTTCTCGACCGTCTTGAGGTTGCCTTCCATCTCCTCGAGATGGCCGAGGAAGTCGGGACCCACAAAGAGGAGCTTGGCCTCGGCGTCATTGATGACGTAGGCCATCTCGCCCGGAGTCAGCCGCCAGTTCACGGCCACGTTGACGACATTGGCCTTGCCGCCCCCGAAAAGGACCTCGAAGTACTCGGGGCCATTCTTGTCCAGGAAAGCGATCCGGCTCTGCTCGGCGAGCCCGGCGGCCCGCAGCCCCTGGGCCACGCGGCTCGACCGCGCGTCCATCTCCGACCACGTGATCAGGCGCTCGCCATAGGTGATCATGGGGTGGGCGCCCCGCGCGCGCGCATGCTCCCTGACGATACGACCGAGCGACCAGGACATTTCGCGGCCTCCCTGTCAGCGAAGGTATGAGAGGCCAAGAATATAGGTGACGAGGCCTGCTCGGCGAGCCTAAACTCTCACCTGCCTGGAGAGCGCATGGCGACACGAAAGCTCGGCGAAGTCGTCCAGCAATTGCGGGAGGCCCGGGGCCTCAGCCAGGCCCAGCTCGCCGAGCGCGCCCAGGTCTCCGTGAGCTTCGTGTCCATTCTCGAGGGTGGGCAAGCGGGGCACAATCCGCCCGCGGCCATCGTGCAGCGGTTGGCGCGAGCGCTGGGCGTGACCCCCAGCAAGCTAACCGAAGGGGAGGAGTCTCCATGATGCGCATCGCGTGGTTGCTGGTGCTTCTCGTCACCTTGCTGTTCCCCGCCGCCGCCGTCCAGGCTCCCGCCCAGCAGAAGACGCTGGTCGTCACCGGCTATGGCGGGCGCTGGTCCGAGGTCATGAAGAAGGCGCTGATTGAGCCCTTCGAGAAGCAGCACGGCGTCAAGATCGAGCTCGTCACGGGCATCACCACGGAGTGGGTGGCCAAGCTCATGGCGGGAGGTCCCGACAATCCGCCCTTCGACGTCGTGATGGGCAACGAGCCGCCCTTCCCCATCCCCCGTGAGCGCGGCTTCTTCGAGCCGCGCAACCTGGCCCTCGCGCCCAACATCAAGCACGTGTACGACAAGGCCCTGATCGGGGACACGAGCCTCGCCATCTTCTGGGCGCGTATCGGGATCGCGTACCGCACGGATGCCGTCTCCAAGAAGCCCACGTCCTGGAAGGATCTCTGGGACGATGCCTACGCGGGGCGCCGCGGCACCTACGTGATCGGCAACACCCTCGGCATCAACTTCCTGTTCATGGTGTCGAAGGTCTACGGCAAGGAGTACTTCGACGTGGACGCGGGCATCGCGGCCATCAAGCGCATGCAGCCGAAGCTCGTGGACTTCACGGGCACCATGGAGAAGTATCTCGAGTCGAAGGAGGTCGTGATCGCCGTGATGCACGACGCCACCGCGTACGACCTCCAGAAACGCGGGATCCCGGTCGACTGGGCCGCGCCCGTGGAAGGGGTACCCATCCTCGACCAGGTCATCCAGGTCACGAAGGGCTCAAAGAACAAGGACCTCGCCTGGAAGCTCGTCGATGCGTACCTCTCTCCGGAGGTGCAGACGGCCTTCGCGACTGAGCTCTTCTTCAGCCCGACCAACAAGACGGTCAAGCTGCCGGCGGACGTTGCCCGGAAGATCATCAACGGTCCCGCCGATGTCGACAAGCTCGTGCTCTTCGACTGGGCCAAGGTCGCCCGGCAGCGTCCCCAGTGGACGGAGCGCTGGAACAAGGAGCTGCGCTGAGCGTCGCTCCGCCACCCGACGTCGAGCTCCGGGGACTCGCCAAGCGCTTCGGGGAGACTCTGGCCCTCGACGGCGTGTCGCTCGCCGTCCACGCCGGCGAGTTCTTCACGCTCCTGGGCCCGTCGGGTTGTGGCAAGACGACGACCCTCCGCGCGGTGGCGGGGTTCATCGATCCGTCCGCGGGCGATGTCCTCATCAAGGGGAGCCGGGTCAACGAGGTCCCGCCGCATCGCCGGCGCGTGGGCATGGTCTTCCAGCACTACGCGCTCTTCCCTCATCGCACCGTTTTTCAGAACGTGGCCTTCGGGCTCCGGATGGCGGGAGTGGAGCGCGGCGAGCTCGAGCGCCGCGTCGGCGAGGCGCTCGAGCTGGTGCGGCTGCCCGCCTATGGCGCGCGGTATCCGCGCGAGCTCTCCGGGGGCGAGCAGCAGCGGGTGGCCCTGGCGCGGGCCCTCGTCACGCGGCCCGCCGTGCTCCTCCTCGACGAGCCCCTCGGCGCCCTCGACAAGCAGCTTCGCGACCACATGCAGATCGAGCTCAAGAGCTTGCAGCGCGAAGTCGGCATCACCACCATCTACGTCACCCATGACCAGGACGAGGCGCTGACCATGTCGGATCGTATCGCGGTCATGCGCGGCGGCCGGCTGGAGCAGATCGGCGCGCCCCGCGACATCTACGAGAGCCCGCGCACCGTCTTCGTGGCCGCCTTCATCGGGACCACGAATCTCTTGCCCGTGCGGGTCCTCGGGGGCACCGAAGTCGAGTGGGGACGGGCCCGCGTCCGCACGGCCCGTCCCGCGGGCGGCCCCGGAGCATCGGTGACCCTCGCCCTCCGGCCGGAGCGTGTGAGGCTCGAGCCCGATGGCCGGGCCGACAATGTGGTGGCCGCGGACATCGCTCACGTCGTCTACC from Candidatus Methylomirabilota bacterium encodes the following:
- a CDS encoding acyl-CoA dehydrogenase family protein, with the protein product MDFEYAQEHEAFRKEFRDWLATNLPSELCLDDPADDRVASDRDTFERRRAWQKTMHAAGWVGITWLKEYGGRGAGLIERVIWDEEYAAARAPVLPGNMALNLVGPTLIHWGTDEQRRGHLPAILNADEVWCQGFSEPGAGSDLAALQTRAVDAGDHFVVNGQKVWTSGAQFAHWIILLVRTDPQAPKHKGISCLLVPMATPGISVRPLVLMTGHHHFNEVFFADVKVPKANLLGPINQGWKVSTTTLMYERHSAGSRGYTAQIARLVQLARQVPIGGRPAWENPWIRQRLAQLAIDAEVFKYTRLRNLTRQLRGEPPGPEGSILKLTGSELGVRIADAAGELLGMHVLVNRPSETVPDAPRWFNRVLAARQYTISAGTSEIQRN
- a CDS encoding long-chain-fatty-acid--CoA ligase, which encodes MSWSLGRIVREHARARGAHPMITYGERLITWSEMDARSSRVAQGLRAAGLAEQSRIAFLDKNGPEYFEVLFGGGKANVVNVAVNWRLTPGEMAYVINDAEAKLLFVGPDFLGHLEEMEGNLKTVEKIIVISAHGRHESYEAWTARHPADDPERTSAPDDVAMQLYTSGTTGLPKGAMLTNGSLGTLLPRVGPFWHFDETSVNLVCMPLFHIGGSGWALVGMGMGCHSILVREFVPPEILATLERHQVTNALFVPAMLQFLTMVPGAADRDYSALRSIVYGASPITNEVLVRSMKALRCPFIQVYGLTESTGAITQLPASDHDPDGPRARLLRSAGKPFPWVELRIVEPGGGAECARGVVGEIWTRSVQNFKGYWGKPDETARTLGADGWLRTGDAGFLDEDGYLFLTDRVKDMIISGGENVYPAEVENALSDHPAIADVAVIGVPDDRWGETVKAIVVPKTSMEVRPEEIIAFARQRLAHYKCPTSVDFAESLPRNPSGKLLKRELREPYWKGRERRIN
- a CDS encoding helix-turn-helix transcriptional regulator is translated as MATRKLGEVVQQLREARGLSQAQLAERAQVSVSFVSILEGGQAGHNPPAAIVQRLARALGVTPSKLTEGEESP
- a CDS encoding ABC transporter substrate-binding protein — protein: MMRIAWLLVLLVTLLFPAAAVQAPAQQKTLVVTGYGGRWSEVMKKALIEPFEKQHGVKIELVTGITTEWVAKLMAGGPDNPPFDVVMGNEPPFPIPRERGFFEPRNLALAPNIKHVYDKALIGDTSLAIFWARIGIAYRTDAVSKKPTSWKDLWDDAYAGRRGTYVIGNTLGINFLFMVSKVYGKEYFDVDAGIAAIKRMQPKLVDFTGTMEKYLESKEVVIAVMHDATAYDLQKRGIPVDWAAPVEGVPILDQVIQVTKGSKNKDLAWKLVDAYLSPEVQTAFATELFFSPTNKTVKLPADVARKIINGPADVDKLVLFDWAKVARQRPQWTERWNKELR
- a CDS encoding ABC transporter ATP-binding protein, with product MDGALEQGAALSVAPPPDVELRGLAKRFGETLALDGVSLAVHAGEFFTLLGPSGCGKTTTLRAVAGFIDPSAGDVLIKGSRVNEVPPHRRRVGMVFQHYALFPHRTVFQNVAFGLRMAGVERGELERRVGEALELVRLPAYGARYPRELSGGEQQRVALARALVTRPAVLLLDEPLGALDKQLRDHMQIELKSLQREVGITTIYVTHDQDEALTMSDRIAVMRGGRLEQIGAPRDIYESPRTVFVAAFIGTTNLLPVRVLGGTEVEWGRARVRTARPAGGPGASVTLALRPERVRLEPDGRADNVVAADIAHVVYQGETVRYILRTEEGLELQAVELGQTRFAPGARVRAGWAADDARVLEG